In the genome of candidate division KSB1 bacterium, the window CGCGCGGCGTTTACGACGAGGCTAAACGTTTCGGCGAGGCGCTGACCATGGCTTATCATCGTTACAAAGGCGTGGATACCAAGATCGTGCGCATCTTTAACACGTACGGCCCCCGCATGCGGCCCAATGACGGCCGCGCCATTCCGACCTTTATTCCGCAGGCGCTGCACAACGAGCCCCTCACAGTGTTCGGCGACGGCTCGCAAACGCGCAGCTTTTGCTATGTGGACGACCTCATCGAAGGCATCTATCGATTGATGATGTCCGACTATCACGAGCCGGTCAACATCGGCAATCCGCACGAGATGACGGTGCGCGAAATGGCGGAGCTGGTCATCAAAATTGCCGGAAGCTCCAGCGTCATCATCGAAAAGCCTCTGCCGGAGAACGACCCCAAAGTTCGCCAACCCGACATATCGCTGGCGAAAAAGCTGCTGGACTGGGAGCCGAAAGTGTCGATCGAAGAGGGGCTCAAAATCACCATCGATTGGTATCGCAATCTTTTTTCAGAACAAAAAAGGCAGCGCGCATGAGCCGATCCGCTTGCGGCATTGTTCCGGCAGACGGCAAAATCTTGATCCTTCGCCTCAGTTCCATCGGCGATATACTGTTGACGACGCCGCTGCTGCGCATTCTTCGCGATCGTTATCCAAAAGCCCGCATCGACTTTGTCATTAAAGCAAAATTTCTCGACCTGATGCGCACCAATCCGCATCTCGACCGGCTTTGGCCGTTGCATGCAGAGAAAGGCTTTGCCGAGCTGCGCTCGCTCAAGCGGCAACTTGAATCCGTCGATTATGATGTTATTCTCGACCTGCATAATAATTTTCGCACCGCTTATCTGCGCACGGGACTCGGCGCTCCGGTTTTTAAGCTCAGAAAGTACAAGTTCAAGCGTTTTCTACTGGTCAAGTTCGGCATCGATCTTTACCGCCGTATTCGGCCGGTTTATCTCCGCTACCTCGATGCGGCGGCAGCGCTGGGAATCGGCGACGATGGTCGGGGATTGGAATTTTTTATCGATCCGTTGGAAGCGGAAAATATTACCGGATATTTTCAGGAAAACGGAGTTTTAAAGAGCGATCTGCTGTTTGCCGTTGCGCCCGGAGCAGGCTTTGCCGCCAAACGCTGGCCGCAGGAGTATTTTGTCGAACTTTTGCAAAAGCTCTTGGCCGAGCATAGCGACGCCAAAGTCCTTCTTTTGGGTGATCAGAGCGACCATAGCCTTTGCGCGGCAATCGCCGCGGCATTGCCGCGAGGAAAAGCAATCAATAGCGCGGGTCGGCTCTCGCTGATGGGATCGGCGGCTGCTCTCAGCCGCTGTCGCCTTTTTATCGGCAATGATACCGGCCTCATGCACATGGCTTCAGCGTTGAAATTGCCTCTGGTCGCCATCTTTGGTCCGACGACGCGACAGCTTGGTTTTTTCCCCACCGGCGAACAAAGTCGAGTGGTGGAGCATAAAACTCTCTCCTGTCGCCCGTGCACGCATATGGGCCGCCCGACTTGTCCTCAAAAGCATTTCAAGTGCATGCGGGAAATCACTCCCGACCAGATTCGACCCGTGGTTGAGGAGCTTTTGGCCGAAACTGCTCATCAACAGTCAGGTGAATTCCTCCAATGAATAAACTCTGTCCCAAGATCATCCTGGAAGGTACACGTCTGACACTCAAGACCGAAATCGCTTTTGCGCTCAACGAACATCCGCGCATCGTCGGACCGCGCAAGTATCGCTACCATTCGCCGTTGATTTCGGCAGAGTGGTGCGCGTTTACCAATTTCCCTTGGGGACGCGGATTGATCAACTTTGAGCCGCAGGAGGAAGCTTTGGCCTTCGAGACCTTTCGAACCTGGGTGCGCCTTTTTGAACTGCAGCGATATTATTCCTGGATCATCGATCGTTTTCACATTTCCACCCAGGTTTACCAATGGCGGCGGAACGGCAAACGCTACGATTTCCGTTGGCTCGAAGAGAGACTTCAGGCTTTGGGCTTTCGTCTCGTCTTTTGTACGCGTCGACCGGAGACCTTTGCCGCTGCACGGGAGGAACGGCTGAAAATATCGGGCAATCCCAAACAGTACGACAACCTGCAGGAATTCATCGATGAGCAGGAGACCTTTCGCCAGTTCATCGCCGAATCGGTTCTACAGACTTTGATCCTCGATATTTCCGATAATCGTCTCGATAATGCCGTTGAAAAAATTGCCGACCGGCTTGAGGCGACCGGCGGTCTTTACATGCCCTGAAAGCCAAAAACATTGCCCGGGAGGCTTGAACCATGTCGGCGCTAATGATAGGCAGTCGTCTTTGCCGTATCTTTTCGTTCCAAACACTGCTTGAATAATCGCATAAAAAAGGATATATTTGACCATCCGTGACGGATAAGAAGGATAACGCTTGGAATCCATTGATCTTGCAAGAGCCGTCGGAAAACTGATTCTCGACAAGAAAGGTCGAGAGGTGGTTATTCTAGATCTGCGGCGGCTGACCTCCATCACCGACTATTTCGTCATTTGTACCGTCGATGCGGAAATACAAGCCAAAGCCGTCGTTGAGCACATCCGCGAAGAACTCGGCAAGCAGCGCATCAAACCTTGGCACATCGAAGGCTTGGGCATCAGCAGTTGGGTGCTGATGGACTTTGTCGACATTGTCGTGCACATTTTTCTGCCGGAAACGCGCATGTTTTATAATTTGGAACGCCTTTGGGGAGATGCACCGCGAGAAGATTTGAAGGAATAGGATGAGACCGCAGGAATACATTCAGGAGATTTTGCAAAAAGCGCTGAGCGAATTGGGATATCCGAACGAGGACGAGCGGCTTTTTCTCTTGGAAAAGCCGAAGCAGGAAGGTTTCGGCGATGCCGCCTCGACGATCGCCATGGCCTTGGCCAAACCTCTCCGCAAACCGCCGCGGGTTTTGGCGGAAGAAATCGTTTCTCGACTGCAACCTGATCCGTTTTACATCGAAAAGATCGAAATTGCCGGTCCCGGTTTTATAAATTTTTATTTGGCGCCTTCCTGCCTGCAGCAGGCCGTTCTGGAAATCGTGCGGGAAGGCGAGGCATACGGCCAAAGCCGACACGGCCGGCGGAAGCGGCTTCAGCTCGAGTTTGTCAGCGCCAATCCGACCGGCCCGCTGAACATCGTCAGCGCCAGAGCCGCAGCCGTCGGTGACGTGCTCACCAACCTGCTGAACGCCTGCGGCTATGATGCGAAACGGGAGTATTATGTCAACGACGCCGGTCGGCAGATCGAGCTGCTCGGCGCCTCTCTCGCCGCGCGTTATCTCACGGAACTCGGCCATCCCACAACCATCCCCGAAGAGGGTTATCACGGCGAATATTTGCGCGACCTTGCCCGTTTGATCATTCAACAGGAAGGAGACGCTTATCTCTCGCTCAACACAGAAGAGCGCAATCGCCTATTCAGCCGTAAGGCGCTGAGTTACATGCTCGAACGGCATCAGCGCAGCATGACGGCGTTCGGCGTTCACTTTGACCGTTGGTTCTTGGAGAGCTCACTGCGGGAAACCGACGAGCATCTTAAAACTTTGGAGAAACTGCGCCGAAGCGGCTTTACCTATGAAAGCGACGGCGCCGTGTGGTTCAAATCCTCGGCGTTCGGCGACGAGAAGGATCGAGTGCTGGTCACCAGCGACGGCAGGCCCACCTACTTTTTGGTGGACATTGCCTATCATGAGAACAAGTTCGATCGCGGTTTCGAACAGGTTATCGACTTTTGGGGACCCGATCACCATGGTTACATTCCGCGCATGAGTGCGGCGCTTCAGGCGCTCGGTCACCCCAAAGAGGCTTTTCGCGTCTGCATCATCCAGCAGGTGAATCTGTTGCGCAACGGGCGGCCGGTCAAAATGAGCAAACGCGCCGGCGAGATCATCGAAATGGATGAATTGCTCGAAGAAGTGGGCGTAGATGCGGCCCGCTACTTTTTCGTTGACCGCCGCATTTCGCAACCGCTTGACTTTGACATCGAAGTGGCCAAGCAGCAGTCGGAAGACAACCCCTGCTACTATGTTCAGTACGCCCACGCCCGCATCTGCAGCGTGCTGGCGCACGCCGAGCAGCGCGGCTTCCGCATCGACGAGCCGGTACTGCCCCGCGCCCTGAACGAAGCATCAGCGCTGGCTGCGGCAAAAAAGCTCCTCGATTTCCCCGACGTGATCATCAAAGCTGCAGAAGAGCTGGAACCGCATCGCTTGACCGGCTACCTGACCGAATTAGCGGCGCTTTACCACAAGTTTTATCACGAGCTGCAGATTGTCGGCGAAAACCGCGAGACGACCGAATCGCGGCTGATGCTGTGTCTGGCGACGCGCCGGGTGCTGGCAAACGGCCTCAAACTGCTCGGCGTCTCGGCGCCAACACGTATGTAAAGATTCCTAATAACAATCTAAAGGATCGAGTATGAGTGTATTGGTCGTTGGATCGGTGGCGTATGATGTCATCGAAACACCGTTGGCGAAAACCGAAAAGGCATTGGGCGGCTCGGCCGTCTTTTTTTCAGCCGCCGCCGGCTATTTGTCGCCGGTCAATTTGGTCGGCGTCGTCGGCAGCGACTTTGACCTTCAGGAACTCGATTTCCTGCGCCGGAACCATGTCGATCTTTCCGGCCTGAAAGTGGAGGCAGGGGAAACGTTTACCTGGTCAGGCCGCTATTTGGACAATCTGATGGACCGAGAAACCATCTTTACCAAACTCGGCGTGTTCGAAAGCTTTAAACCCGAGCTTCCCGATTCTTTCCTGGACAGCGAGTTCGTCTTTTTAGCCAACATTCAACCGACTCTACAGTATGACGTCGTTCGGCGCGTGAAGCAGCCGCGTTTTGTCGCGATGGATACGATGAACTATTGGATCACCGGAACGCCGTCTGAGCTCAAGCGCACTTTAAGCGTGGTTGATGCGTTGTTGGTCAACGATTCGGAAGTTCGGATGCTTTCGGGGGAGCGCAATCTGTTCTTGGGAGCGAAAAAGATTCAGGCGATGGGACCACGGGTGGTCATCGTCAAGAAAGGTGAACACGGGTCTATTCTTATTGACCGCGACCGATGTTTTATCTGTCCCGCACTGCCGGTAACTGATCTCTTTGATCCGACCGGAGCCGGCGATACGTTTGCGGGCGGCTTTATGGGCTACTTGGCTCAAACCGGCAGTCTGGACCATGCCAATCTGCGCCGCGCCATGGTGATGGGCACGGTCATGGCCTCGTTTTGTGTCGAAAGTTTCAGCATCGATCGGTTGAAAGGGCTGACGCCTGACGACATCCGCAGAAGGTCCTCCGAACTGCTGCAGCTGATCCATGTAGAAGGAGACGGACGATGGATCGGCTGATGCGCGTCGTTACCGAAAAGCTGACGGTCTCGACGCGCGGACATACCCACATTGTGAATCTTACCGATGTCGCCGCCGAAAAGCTTGCCGCCAGCGGCCTCGAAGCGGGTACGATTACTTTTTTTATCCCCGGTTCAACCGGCGCAGTGACCACCATTGAATATGAACCCGGACTGCTGCAGGATCTTCCCGAGCTTTATGATAAAATTGCTCCCGAGGGTCGTTCCTATCACCATGATGCAACCTGGGGAGACGGCAACGGTGCGGCGCATTTACGCGCCGCTCTGCAGGGACCATCGCTTGTTGTGCCGTTCCGCGACCGTCGTATGCTGCTTGGCACCTGGCAGCAGGTAGTGTTGATCGATTTCGACAATCGGCCGCGACAACGAACCGTCATCCTGCAGATTATGGGCATCTGAGCCTGCCGACTATGATCGATGTGCGCAATTTGAGCTTCTCCTTTTCGGAAACCGGCGGGCAACCTTACGCCTTGAATAACGTTTCCTTAACCATTCGTGAGGGGGAAACCATCGCCGTAATGGGTAGAAACGGCTCAGGTAAAAGCACCTTCGGCCGCTGCCTCAATGGACTGCTGCAGCCGACCGCCGGAGAAGTCCTGGTCGACGGATTTTCCACCCGGGATGCAAGCCGATTGATCGAAATCCGCCGCAGAGTCGGCATGGTCTTTCAGAACCCCGACAATCAAATCGTTTCCGCGACCGTCGAGCGGGAGATCGCTTTCGGTCTGGAAAATCTCGGCCTCACTTATGATGAAATGCATCGCCGCGTTGAGGAAATGCTCGAGATCTTTGACCTGCGGGCCTATCGTAATCGGCCGCCGCATGCGCTCTCCGGCGGCGAGAAGCAGCGCCTTGCCTTGGCAGCCGTCACGGCAATGAAGCCGAGCTATCTTGTGCTGGACGAGCCGACCTCTCTTTTGGACCCCAAAAGCCGAAAAGAAGTGCTGCGCTTTGTGCGCGCCCTCCATGCCAAAGCGGCCGGGCATGCAGTCACCACCGTCTTGATTACCCAATTCCCCGAGGAAGCCCTCACCGCAGAACGACTGATCATCTTTCATGACGGCTGCATCGTTCAGGACGGCAAGCCCGAGGAGATCTTTGCGGAAATCGATCTGTATCCGTACGGTCTCGAACCTCCGGTCAAATTCAGAGTCCTGAAACTGCTGCGCAAGTATCGAATTGACATTGACAATAATTTCAAATAAATTGGCGAAAACGGGCGGCCATCCGCTTGACGAGGGAGAGAGTCATGAAATATCATATTTTTGATTTGGTATCTCCCGAAACCGTCGAAGAAACACGGCGCGTTTTTGCCGTACGAAATGATTTGGGTGTCTGTCTCTACGACGATCAAGGCAAACCGATCTCCAATTGTGACCTTCAGCTCGGCGCCCTGGCCCATTTGCCGACTTCAGTCCGGCAGCTCTTTCGCCTCTTTTATCGCATCGATCATCTCGATACAGAGCTTGCTTTTGCCCAAGGTCTGCCGATTTATCGCGCTTATGATCAGGGGCGCATTCTGCAGAGCCTCATCCCTTTGCTGCATCGTAACGAATTGATCGGCATTGCCTGCCTGATC includes:
- a CDS encoding secondary thiamine-phosphate synthase enzyme YjbQ: MDRLMRVVTEKLTVSTRGHTHIVNLTDVAAEKLAASGLEAGTITFFIPGSTGAVTTIEYEPGLLQDLPELYDKIAPEGRSYHHDATWGDGNGAAHLRAALQGPSLVVPFRDRRMLLGTWQQVVLIDFDNRPRQRTVILQIMGI
- a CDS encoding PfkB family carbohydrate kinase: MSVLVVGSVAYDVIETPLAKTEKALGGSAVFFSAAAGYLSPVNLVGVVGSDFDLQELDFLRRNHVDLSGLKVEAGETFTWSGRYLDNLMDRETIFTKLGVFESFKPELPDSFLDSEFVFLANIQPTLQYDVVRRVKQPRFVAMDTMNYWITGTPSELKRTLSVVDALLVNDSEVRMLSGERNLFLGAKKIQAMGPRVVIVKKGEHGSILIDRDRCFICPALPVTDLFDPTGAGDTFAGGFMGYLAQTGSLDHANLRRAMVMGTVMASFCVESFSIDRLKGLTPDDIRRRSSELLQLIHVEGDGRWIG
- the argS gene encoding arginine--tRNA ligase, with amino-acid sequence MRPQEYIQEILQKALSELGYPNEDERLFLLEKPKQEGFGDAASTIAMALAKPLRKPPRVLAEEIVSRLQPDPFYIEKIEIAGPGFINFYLAPSCLQQAVLEIVREGEAYGQSRHGRRKRLQLEFVSANPTGPLNIVSARAAAVGDVLTNLLNACGYDAKREYYVNDAGRQIELLGASLAARYLTELGHPTTIPEEGYHGEYLRDLARLIIQQEGDAYLSLNTEERNRLFSRKALSYMLERHQRSMTAFGVHFDRWFLESSLRETDEHLKTLEKLRRSGFTYESDGAVWFKSSAFGDEKDRVLVTSDGRPTYFLVDIAYHENKFDRGFEQVIDFWGPDHHGYIPRMSAALQALGHPKEAFRVCIIQQVNLLRNGRPVKMSKRAGEIIEMDELLEEVGVDAARYFFVDRRISQPLDFDIEVAKQQSEDNPCYYVQYAHARICSVLAHAEQRGFRIDEPVLPRALNEASALAAAKKLLDFPDVIIKAAEELEPHRLTGYLTELAALYHKFYHELQIVGENRETTESRLMLCLATRRVLANGLKLLGVSAPTRM
- a CDS encoding ATP-binding cassette domain-containing protein — translated: MIDVRNLSFSFSETGGQPYALNNVSLTIREGETIAVMGRNGSGKSTFGRCLNGLLQPTAGEVLVDGFSTRDASRLIEIRRRVGMVFQNPDNQIVSATVEREIAFGLENLGLTYDEMHRRVEEMLEIFDLRAYRNRPPHALSGGEKQRLALAAVTAMKPSYLVLDEPTSLLDPKSRKEVLRFVRALHAKAAGHAVTTVLITQFPEEALTAERLIIFHDGCIVQDGKPEEIFAEIDLYPYGLEPPVKFRVLKLLRKYRIDIDNNFK
- the rsfS gene encoding ribosome silencing factor yields the protein MESIDLARAVGKLILDKKGREVVILDLRRLTSITDYFVICTVDAEIQAKAVVEHIREELGKQRIKPWHIEGLGISSWVLMDFVDIVVHIFLPETRMFYNLERLWGDAPREDLKE
- a CDS encoding SDR family oxidoreductase, which translates into the protein MRPRSLVTGGAGFLGSHLCEYLLRKGHEVIAMDNLLTGTVANIEHLQGEHFKFIKHDVTEYIYIAGKIDYIWHFASPASPLDYLQLPIQTLKVGALGTHKALGLALEKKASFLLASTSEVYGDPLEHPQKETYWGNVNPVGPRGVYDEAKRFGEALTMAYHRYKGVDTKIVRIFNTYGPRMRPNDGRAIPTFIPQALHNEPLTVFGDGSQTRSFCYVDDLIEGIYRLMMSDYHEPVNIGNPHEMTVREMAELVIKIAGSSSVIIEKPLPENDPKVRQPDISLAKKLLDWEPKVSIEEGLKITIDWYRNLFSEQKRQRA
- a CDS encoding glycosyltransferase family 9 protein translates to MSRSACGIVPADGKILILRLSSIGDILLTTPLLRILRDRYPKARIDFVIKAKFLDLMRTNPHLDRLWPLHAEKGFAELRSLKRQLESVDYDVILDLHNNFRTAYLRTGLGAPVFKLRKYKFKRFLLVKFGIDLYRRIRPVYLRYLDAAAALGIGDDGRGLEFFIDPLEAENITGYFQENGVLKSDLLFAVAPGAGFAAKRWPQEYFVELLQKLLAEHSDAKVLLLGDQSDHSLCAAIAAALPRGKAINSAGRLSLMGSAAALSRCRLFIGNDTGLMHMASALKLPLVAIFGPTTRQLGFFPTGEQSRVVEHKTLSCRPCTHMGRPTCPQKHFKCMREITPDQIRPVVEELLAETAHQQSGEFLQ